A single window of Lacerta agilis isolate rLacAgi1 chromosome 12, rLacAgi1.pri, whole genome shotgun sequence DNA harbors:
- the EVX1 gene encoding homeobox even-skipped homolog protein 1, whose protein sequence is METRKEMVMFLEGGQLGSLAVAKRAPSLAEAVGSPGPEPQDKMIHRGCHSPRSGPLPSRERGGGRVEEEDEEEEEEEEEVEVLPATGTVPESRSAAAALLSAGQQPPLNRLAAKGQQSSSDTESDFYEEIEVSCTPDCATGNAEYHQHGKGHCSETSAGSPSSGGDPPKGSGGSGGGGSQGSLACSASDQMRRYRTAFTREQIARLEKEFYRENYVSRPRRCELAAALNLPETTIKVWFQNRRMKDKRQRLAMTWPHPADPAFYTYMMSHAAATGNLPYPFPSHLPLPYYSHMGLGATSASAAAAAPFSSPLRPLDTFRVLSHPYPRPELLCAFRHPSLYAGPTHGLSGAGGSPCSCLACHGSQANGLPQRPSGSDFSCSATTRTDSFLTFTPSVLSKASSVSLDQREEVPLTR, encoded by the exons ATGGAAACTAGGAAGGAGATGGTGATGTTTCTGGAAGGAGGTCAACTTGGCTCCCTGGCAGTAGCCAAGAGGGCACCCAGCTTGGCAGAGGCCGTGGGAAGCCCCGGTCCAGAGCCGCAGGACAAGATGATTCATAGAGGCTGCCACAGCCCTAGGTCTGGACCCTTACCCTCccgggaaagaggaggaggaagggtggaagaggaggatgaagaggaggaggaagaggaagaggaggtggaagTGCTCCCGGCGACAGGGACGGTCCCGGAGAGCCGGTCCGCGGCGGCCGCGCTTCTCTCCGCCGGGCAGCAGCCCCCGCTCAACCGCCTGGCCGCCAAAGGCCAGCAGAGCAGCTCGGACACAGAGTCGGATTTCTACGAGGAGATCGAGGTCAGCTGCACCCCGGACTGCGCCACGGGCAACGCGGAATACCACCAGCACGGCAAAG GACACTGCTCGGAGACCTCCGCGGGCAGCCCCAGCAGCGGAGGGGACCCCCCTAAAGGCAGCGGGGGCAGCGGCGGAGGGGGCTCTCAAGGATCGCTGGCCTGCAGCGCCAGCGATCAAATGCGCCGGTACCGCACGGCCTTCACCCGGGAGCAGATAGCACGGCTGGAGAAGGAGTTCTACCGGGAGAACTACGTCTCCAGGCCCAGGAGGTGCGAACTGGCGGCCGCCTTAAACCTCCCAGAAACCACCATCAAG GTGTGGTTCCAGAACCGGCGGATGAAGGACAAGAGGCAGCGCTTGGCCATGACTTGGCCCCACCCGGCAGACCCGGCTTTCTACACCTACATGATGAGCCACGCGGCGGCCACCGGCAACCTGCCCTACCCGTTCCCGTCACACCTGCCGCTCCCTTACTACTCCCACATGGGTCTGGGGGCCACCTCGGCTTCTGCTGCGGCCGCCGCCCCCTTCAGCTCCCCACTGAGACCTCTCGACACCTTCCGGGTCCTCTCTCACCCCTACCCCAGACCAGAACTTCTGTGCGCCTTCAGACACCCTTCCCTCTACGCCGGCCCAACGCACGGACTGAGCGGCGCCGGAGGGAGCCCTTGCTCGTGTCTGGCTTGCCACGGGAGCCAGGCCAACGGGCTGCCTCAAAGGCCTTCGGGTTCGGACTTTAGCTGCTCCGCCACCACCAGGACTGACTCGTTCCTCACCTTCACGCCCTCGGTGCTGAGCAAGGCCTCCTCGGTCTCCTTGGATCAGCGGGAAGAAGTCCCTTTGACCAGATAA